One Magnetovibrio sp. PR-2 DNA window includes the following coding sequences:
- a CDS encoding DUF423 domain-containing protein: protein MNTWLLLAGLNAALAVAAGAYGWHSLGDTPDIRDIFMMGSQYQMWHALGLMGVGLMIRTSQPGWPTKALHVAGASFMLGIFLFSGTLYSFGELMIVPVEGAAPFGGVLLMLGWVILGLVGGLKLKRT from the coding sequence ATGAACACCTGGTTGCTTTTAGCTGGCCTCAACGCCGCACTGGCCGTGGCCGCTGGGGCTTATGGCTGGCACAGCTTGGGCGATACGCCCGACATCCGCGACATCTTCATGATGGGTTCGCAATACCAGATGTGGCACGCGCTGGGCTTGATGGGCGTCGGGCTGATGATCCGCACGTCACAACCCGGCTGGCCGACCAAGGCCCTGCACGTGGCCGGGGCAAGCTTCATGCTGGGCATTTTCTTGTTTTCCGGAACGCTTTACAGCTTTGGCGAGCTGATGATTGTCCCCGTCGAAGGCGCGGCACCGTTCGGCGGCGTGTTGTTGATGCTGGGCTGGGTCATTTTGGGCCTTGTCGGCGGGCTGAAGCTAAAACGAACGTAA
- a CDS encoding sensor histidine kinase: MSPNRPDQKRPRPHAGAFRPPHASAFRPWHDISTYVVSTAAFVGVFFVIWSMSSALKIQQDYQSSLMENAGISISAEISSFVRERTRQLNLFAEQNATLLYHFMQNGERSLSQGILERLLKKQYPNHFAFTVRGPDGGLFPDDFGQFVGPVCQRDIESFWDTHHTEDLLDPQTLAEGYKPFIHPMANNFHFDMMTLWKMPSGEDAILFVSFYPTEIIRMISRFQLPGHRIVLVHSDRPNLIEMMAEGSRDQLGENVLLSDIDLKTVEHSIPVAHTRWTILVLPEHGFIEGLNEEIHTRALYQILGIALFWIVAMWLIWRDLQQRARNDALIEEQTERLLNSQQIAHVGSWDWDIQTGAISWTDEIYRIFGRSRDDFGATFENFMECIHKDDREAVQAAVDKALRSDEPYKITHRIVRPDGSVGYAQGRAKVYRDKNRKPLRMLGVVHDISERTHLDRSKAAFIAVISHELRTPLTAVKGTLGLLGGGALGQLSDKAQDMLDVASRNADRLIELVNDILDLEKLESGKMEFHFQDIDLADVVVEGIKANVGFAAKHDVKLDTSATLPSAHVSCDRDRIIQVMTNLLSNAVKFSEAGDEVIISIDLTRTYATVKIQDNGPGIPGNLRDDIFDRFTQVDASDMRSKSGTGLGLSISKSIIDAHSGEIHVDSQEGQGSTFCFTLKRIR, from the coding sequence ATGTCGCCGAACCGACCTGATCAAAAGCGACCGCGCCCGCACGCAGGTGCGTTTCGTCCCCCGCACGCAAGTGCGTTTCGTCCATGGCACGACATCTCGACGTATGTGGTGAGCACGGCGGCGTTTGTCGGTGTCTTTTTTGTCATTTGGTCCATGAGCTCAGCGCTCAAAATCCAACAAGACTATCAATCCAGCCTGATGGAAAATGCAGGCATTTCCATCAGCGCCGAAATCAGCAGCTTTGTGCGTGAACGCACCCGCCAACTCAACCTATTCGCTGAACAAAACGCCACGCTGCTGTATCACTTTATGCAAAACGGCGAACGCAGCCTGTCGCAGGGCATCTTGGAAAGGTTGCTGAAAAAGCAATATCCCAATCACTTCGCCTTCACCGTGCGCGGGCCGGACGGCGGTCTGTTCCCCGACGATTTTGGCCAGTTCGTCGGCCCCGTGTGTCAGCGCGACATCGAAAGCTTTTGGGACACCCACCACACCGAAGACCTGCTGGACCCCCAGACCTTGGCTGAAGGGTATAAGCCGTTCATCCACCCCATGGCGAACAACTTTCACTTCGACATGATGACCCTATGGAAGATGCCGTCCGGCGAAGACGCCATTTTGTTTGTGAGTTTTTATCCAACCGAAATCATACGTATGATTTCACGCTTTCAACTGCCCGGCCATCGGATCGTGTTGGTGCATTCCGACCGCCCCAACTTGATCGAAATGATGGCCGAAGGCTCGCGCGACCAGTTGGGTGAAAATGTGTTGCTGAGCGACATCGATTTAAAAACAGTAGAACATTCCATCCCGGTGGCACACACCCGGTGGACCATTTTGGTCCTGCCGGAACACGGATTCATAGAAGGCCTCAATGAAGAAATTCATACCCGTGCCCTGTATCAAATTTTGGGCATCGCCCTGTTTTGGATTGTCGCCATGTGGCTGATTTGGCGCGACTTGCAACAGCGCGCGCGCAATGACGCCTTAATCGAAGAACAAACGGAACGCCTGCTCAATTCCCAACAGATCGCGCATGTGGGCTCTTGGGATTGGGACATCCAGACGGGGGCCATCAGCTGGACGGATGAGATCTATCGCATCTTTGGGCGATCCCGCGACGATTTCGGTGCGACATTCGAAAACTTCATGGAATGCATCCATAAAGACGACCGTGAAGCCGTGCAAGCCGCCGTCGATAAAGCGCTGAGAAGTGACGAGCCCTATAAAATCACCCACCGCATCGTGCGTCCAGACGGCTCCGTGGGCTACGCACAGGGCCGTGCCAAGGTCTATCGCGACAAAAACCGCAAACCACTGCGCATGTTGGGCGTGGTCCACGACATTTCTGAGCGCACCCACTTGGACCGCTCAAAGGCCGCGTTCATTGCCGTCATCAGCCACGAGTTGCGCACACCGCTCACGGCGGTGAAGGGCACTTTAGGCTTGCTCGGCGGTGGCGCCTTGGGCCAGTTGTCCGACAAAGCCCAAGACATGTTGGACGTGGCGTCACGCAATGCGGATCGTTTGATCGAACTGGTCAACGACATCTTGGACTTGGAAAAATTGGAATCAGGCAAGATGGAATTCCACTTCCAAGACATCGATCTGGCCGACGTCGTCGTTGAAGGCATCAAAGCCAATGTAGGATTCGCCGCCAAACACGATGTGAAGCTGGACACGTCCGCCACCTTGCCGTCCGCCCATGTCAGCTGTGACCGCGACCGCATCATTCAAGTGATGACCAATTTGCTGTCCAACGCGGTGAAATTCTCAGAAGCGGGGGACGAAGTCATTATCTCCATCGATCTCACCCGCACCTATGCCACGGTCAAAATCCAAGACAACGGCCCCGGCATTCCGGGCAATCTGCGCGACGACATCTTTGATCGCTTCACCCAGGTGGATGCGTCGGATATGCGCTCAAAATCAGGCACCGGTCTGGGGCTGAGCATTTCCAAATCCATCATCGATGCCCACAGCGGCGAAATCCATGTGGACTCCCAAGAAGGTCAAGGCTCAACCTTCTGCTTCACCTTGAAGCGGATCCGCTGA
- a CDS encoding MarR family winged helix-turn-helix transcriptional regulator: MSKDPEKSPTNVINHLSRLLTQSLNDQLKEHGVAPGQFPVLLCLWEQDGLTQRELYERVKIEQATMSNTLKRMERDCLIYREPDPKDRRAMRIHLTGMARELEVKLTKGSKAVHKTAFDGIKKKERKQLMDVMGHMSKNLEKALAALEPKAK, from the coding sequence ATGTCCAAGGACCCTGAAAAGTCGCCCACCAATGTTATCAATCATCTGTCGCGTCTATTGACCCAGTCATTGAACGACCAGCTGAAAGAACACGGCGTCGCACCCGGTCAGTTTCCGGTGCTGCTCTGCCTTTGGGAACAAGACGGCCTGACCCAGCGCGAACTGTACGAACGCGTCAAAATCGAACAGGCGACCATGTCCAATACCCTTAAACGTATGGAACGCGACTGCTTGATTTACCGCGAACCCGACCCCAAAGACCGGCGCGCCATGCGCATCCATCTGACCGGGATGGCGCGCGAGCTGGAAGTTAAGCTCACCAAGGGTTCCAAAGCCGTGCACAAAACCGCCTTTGACGGCATCAAGAAAAAAGAGCGCAAGCAGCTCATGGACGTGATGGGCCACATGTCCAAGAACTTAGAAAAGGCCTTAGCGGCGCTTGAGCCAAAAGCCAAGTAA